The nucleotide sequence CGATTTTTTTTATCTTTTTTTATTGTTTTTATCTCTTCGGTCCTATTTTCTTTCGGAATCCCCAATGAAATTTTAAATTTCGGCTCTGCTATTGCAGGTTTTTCAGGATTAGTTTTAGTATACTATGCACTTCTTAACTGCGGCTCACATAAAAGAGCGGCATTTTTGTACGGTTTTTTTGTTTCTTTTGTACATTTGATGTCAAGTTTTTGGCTTGCATTTTTTGAAGATTTTGCAATATTTACGCTTGGAGCCAGCACCCTTGCATATTTTTTTATAGCAATGCCCTTCGGCTTTTTACTTTATCATAGTCTTCAAAAAAGGAAAAATTTACGCCCCTTTTTCTTTGCCGCCGTTTGGCTCCTCTGGGAATTTGCAAAATCTACAGGCTTTTTAGCCTATCCTTGGGGAACGGCCCCGATGATCTGCTTTAATTTAAAGCCTTTTATTCAGTTTGTAGATATAACGGGAGTTTGGGGGCTTTCTTTTATTGTCCCCCTTATTGCAGCCTGCTTAGGCGAAGCCTTACAAATGTATGCGTATTCGGCAAATTCAAAGACCTTTTTTAAAGGTTTAACCGAAATTAAAAGCCCCCTGATTTTTACAGCTTTTTTGGTTTTAATTATAAACATTTACGGAATAACAATTCTGTCGGCAGAGATAAAGCCTGCAACCTTTTTAAATACCGTAATTGTCCAGCAAAACACCGACCCATGGGATAACTCCCAATTTGAAGAAAATATAAAAACCTCTCAAGATTTAAGCCGTAAGGCGATATTTTCTGCAAGTAAAAAGCCGGATCTTATAGTTTGGAGCGAGTCATCCCTTATAGTTCCTTACAAGGACAACGAGGATTTTTACGGAATTCTTCCTTATGGTGACCCGTTTACCCGTTTTTTAGCCGATACGGATACCCCGATCATAGTAGGCTCCCCGTATATAGACGGAAAAAAACAATATAACGCAGCCTATCTTTTATCCCCTGAAGGGAAAATTTTAGATATTTATTCAAAAATCCAACTCGTCCCCTTTGCCGAGTACATTCCTTTTATAGACAACCCCCTTGTTGTCCGTTTTTTTGATAAGCTGGTCGGCTTTTCTTCAGGCTGGAATCCGGGAACCGAATATAAGGTATTCGGTATTAAAAATTCGGAAGGAAAGACGGTCAATTTTACTGTTCCCATATGCTTTGAAGATGCTTTTCCTGCAGTCTGCCTTAATTTACACAATGCTGGAAGTGAGGTTCTTATAAACATAACAAACGATTCTTGGTCTAAAACAAAGAGTGCCGAATATCAGCATTTTGTCGTTGCCCATTTTAGAGCCATAGAGCTTAGAACGACCTTGGTACGCTCAACCAATTCAGGCTACTCCGTAGTTGTAGACCCTAAAGGAAGAGTTATTGCAGACCTTTCCCTCTTCAAGGCAGAATCCGTTTATACGGAAGTCCCTGTTTACGGACACAAAAAAACATTTTATGCCTCGTATAAGGATTGGTTCCCTATTATGATATTTTTAATATTGATTTTTAATATATTTTTGGAAAAAAGGAGGGCTAAAACAGCACAGTTTTAAGTATGCCGCCTTAGCCCAAAAAGGAGGTAAAATTATTTAAAGATTTTATCTTTTAATCTTTGGGGTAACCAAATTGTGACCTTCTCTTATAAAGTCAAACCAAATCTCGCCCTTTGCGTTTGAAAGCTCATCATAAAAGCTCAAAACATCTTTTATATCTTTTCCGTTGACCTTTACTATAAGGTCGCCCGGCTGTAAACTCATAACGGCAGCAGGGCTCTTAGCCTGTAAACTTGTTACCAAAACGCCGTTTTGACCTTTTTTAAGCTCCAGTTGTTTTATAATTTCTTCAGTTAAAGGAGACGGAACAAAACCGGGCCAAAGTTTGGAAGAATCCGCTACATTTTTTTCATCTCTTTCTTCGATTTTTACGGTTGCGGAGATTTCTTTTCCTTTTCGTAAAATCTTAAAGGATGAAGATTCTCCCGGCTTTAAGTCGGCGATAACACGCAGTATATCGTCAACATTTTTAACTTTTGTCGAATTTACCTCGGTAATATAATCACCGGGCTTTATACCGCCCTTGTCCGCAGGCGAACCTAAAAATACCTGTCCTGCAAAAGCACCTTCAATATCCTTTAAGTTTAAGTTTTCTCTAAACTTATCGTTTATTTCAAGAAGCTGAACGCCGAGCCAGCCGTATTTGATTTCACCCGAAGTAATAAAATCATCGATAGCTTTTTTGAGGTTGTTTATAGGAATCGAAAAGGCAAGACCTTGAGATCCGCCGCTTGATGAAACAATCCAGTTATTTATGCCTATAACTTCACCATAGATATTGACCAAGGGACCGCCTGAGTTGCCTTGATTTATCGCTGCATCCGTTTGGATAAAATCGTTTATATTATTTCTGTTAGGTCCGCCTGAACGGCCTACCGCACTTACAATACCGCTTGTAACGGTAGACACATAGCCCATAGGGGCACCGATTGCATATGTAAGATCTCCTACCTGTACGGTATTTGAGTCTCCCAACACGGCAACCCTTAAATCCTTATCATAATCGAAGGAAACAAGGGCAACGTCCTTCCTCTGATCAGAACCAATTAACTTACCTTGAACCTTATCCCCGTTATAAAGTATAACGGAAATTGTCTTGGCATTGCCTGTAACATGCTGGTTTGTCAGAACATAATAGGTTTTTCCCGTCTTTCTTACGATAACACCTGAGCCCATACCTTCGGCTTCATATTCCCTTTCCCCCTGACCGTCTTTTTGATCTTGAGGGCGGTTAAAGAAAAACCAAGGAAAACCGTCTATATTGTTTTGAACCTTTCTTGTTTCTACAACATCAAGGGTAACTACCGAGGGTAAAATCATGGAAGTAAGCTCTCGATTTGCTTTTTGAAGAGATTCAAGAGCCGAAACAGACTCTTTACTCAGCTCGGTCTTTAGCCCCGGATCGGCATACACTGTAGAAGCATTTTCGGGATTACTTGAACATCGGGCTGAAAGAAAAACAACCGAAACAAGCATAATAAATAAAATTCCGGCCATCGCTGAAAGCGGATTTTTTAATTTACGCATATATCTAACCTCACTACATAATTATAATACTAAAACAATGACTTTTAAGTCAAGTTACACAGAAAAAAATTTGAAAATTTCTTTGCTTCCTTGTTTTTTTTCATATTTGTGATATAATGGAGTTATGACAAAAACAGATAAAAAGAAAGTTGATTGTGCAGTAGCCCTTAGCTATGCTTTAGAGGCAAAAGCGCCGATAATTACGGCATCAGGAAGGGGGCTGACGGCAAAAAGAATTAAAGAGGCAGCCGAACGCAACAAAATTAAAATTATAGAAGATGAAACCTTGGCAAACATTCTTATCCACCACGAAATAGGTTCATGTATTCCCGAGTATACATATAAAGCTGTTGCCGCTATCTTTGCCTTTTTGCTGAAAAAGGATTAACTTAAAAGGGGATTTGGAATGTTAAAAAAAATTAAAACGGCTGATTTAAAAATTGGAGAGCGTTTTTCGGCTCCCGTATTTTTTGATGACGGGAAAAACATGTTTCTTTTAAAAGGTATGGCATTAAGTGAAAATGAATTGAACACTTTAAAAAGATGGAAAGTTCAATATGTTGTTACTGCCGGCGATCCTGTACCGGAAGGTGAGACCTTAGATGATGAAATAGCAGAGCTTGATGAGCTAGATGAGGTTGAAGCTCTTGAAGATCCGGAGGAAATAGAGGAAGTTCAAGAAGACTATCCCATCAGCGGGACCAAAATTAAAAGATCCGAAATTGAAGAAATTTCTGCCGATTGCATTCTAAAGCTTACACAAGATTCCCGCTCAATGCAGCTCCATACCGAATATCTGGAAATTATAAAGAGCCTTGAAAAAGTATTTGAAAATTTCAAAGCCAGAAAACCGGTGGATAATATGCCTGTAAACTATCATGCTACACAGTTGATAGAACTGGTCAGAAAAAATCCTCCTCTTTGCGTAGGTTTTATATTGGGAACCGAACTTGAAGAAGATAATTTGGCCCGCTCGTCCGTAAATACGGCTATCTTAGCCATCATTTTAAGCGAGGCTCTCGAGCTTCCCAAAAATAGAATTAACGAAATAACTATCGCAGCCCTCTTACACGATGTCGGAATGATAAAAATACCTCAAAAAATCCTCAATAAAACCGAAACCCTG is from Treponema denticola and encodes:
- the lnt gene encoding apolipoprotein N-acyltransferase, translated to MRFFLSFFIVFISSVLFSFGIPNEILNFGSAIAGFSGLVLVYYALLNCGSHKRAAFLYGFFVSFVHLMSSFWLAFFEDFAIFTLGASTLAYFFIAMPFGFLLYHSLQKRKNLRPFFFAAVWLLWEFAKSTGFLAYPWGTAPMICFNLKPFIQFVDITGVWGLSFIVPLIAACLGEALQMYAYSANSKTFFKGLTEIKSPLIFTAFLVLIINIYGITILSAEIKPATFLNTVIVQQNTDPWDNSQFEENIKTSQDLSRKAIFSASKKPDLIVWSESSLIVPYKDNEDFYGILPYGDPFTRFLADTDTPIIVGSPYIDGKKQYNAAYLLSPEGKILDIYSKIQLVPFAEYIPFIDNPLVVRFFDKLVGFSSGWNPGTEYKVFGIKNSEGKTVNFTVPICFEDAFPAVCLNLHNAGSEVLINITNDSWSKTKSAEYQHFVVAHFRAIELRTTLVRSTNSGYSVVVDPKGRVIADLSLFKAESVYTEVPVYGHKKTFYASYKDWFPIMIFLILIFNIFLEKRRAKTAQF
- a CDS encoding EscU/YscU/HrcU family type III secretion system export apparatus switch protein, encoding MTKTDKKKVDCAVALSYALEAKAPIITASGRGLTAKRIKEAAERNKIKIIEDETLANILIHHEIGSCIPEYTYKAVAAIFAFLLKKD
- a CDS encoding Do family serine endopeptidase translates to MRKLKNPLSAMAGILFIMLVSVVFLSARCSSNPENASTVYADPGLKTELSKESVSALESLQKANRELTSMILPSVVTLDVVETRKVQNNIDGFPWFFFNRPQDQKDGQGEREYEAEGMGSGVIVRKTGKTYYVLTNQHVTGNAKTISVILYNGDKVQGKLIGSDQRKDVALVSFDYDKDLRVAVLGDSNTVQVGDLTYAIGAPMGYVSTVTSGIVSAVGRSGGPNRNNINDFIQTDAAINQGNSGGPLVNIYGEVIGINNWIVSSSGGSQGLAFSIPINNLKKAIDDFITSGEIKYGWLGVQLLEINDKFRENLNLKDIEGAFAGQVFLGSPADKGGIKPGDYITEVNSTKVKNVDDILRVIADLKPGESSSFKILRKGKEISATVKIEERDEKNVADSSKLWPGFVPSPLTEEIIKQLELKKGQNGVLVTSLQAKSPAAVMSLQPGDLIVKVNGKDIKDVLSFYDELSNAKGEIWFDFIREGHNLVTPKIKR
- a CDS encoding HD-GYP domain-containing protein; its protein translation is MLKKIKTADLKIGERFSAPVFFDDGKNMFLLKGMALSENELNTLKRWKVQYVVTAGDPVPEGETLDDEIAELDELDEVEALEDPEEIEEVQEDYPISGTKIKRSEIEEISADCILKLTQDSRSMQLHTEYLEIIKSLEKVFENFKARKPVDNMPVNYHATQLIELVRKNPPLCVGFILGTELEEDNLARSSVNTAILAIILSEALELPKNRINEITIAALLHDVGMIKIPQKILNKTETLTDIEKQAVAAHTAYGYKTVMSELMYTREIALSIMQHHERWDGKGYPNGLSGKDIDIGARIITVADAFVAMITPKPYRDLMLGYQAMKNLLSDNARIFDPEIIKAMIRSVGIYPIGSIVLMNDASLARVIKSSPEAPMRPFIRILIDSTGEILDENSELVDLKKNKNLFIVRAIDPRTYRNK